The nucleotide window ATGCTGATCAGCGGGAATTATTTGCCACACTCGATTTTCTTTGTTATGATCAGCGCCGCCATCAGGCGTTTCTCAGCAAGTCCGGGGCCTGTCCGACCTATCTGATCCGTCAGGGAGAGGTGATGGAGATCAGCGGAGAATCGCTGCCGATCGGCATTATTCAGGAAATTGAAACGGATTGCTTTCAGATTGAATGCCAGGATCAGGACTGTTTTGTGATGAGCAGCGACGGTGTTGAAAAACAGGTGCTCGATCAGTGGGTCCGCGGCGGTGATCCTGATCAGATTCTGCAGCGGATCGAAAGCGGTTTGAAGTCGATCGAAGAAACTGGCTGTACCGATGATGTCACTGTCTTAGTAGCCCGTGTCAGCAAGCGCTGATGCGGGTTTTCCCCTTTTTATGGCAGGAAGAAAGGAAAAGAAAACAAAAATTGACAATTCTTTCGGATTGTCGTAAGCGAATCCCTTGGCATTTCAAACGATCTGTGGTTCAATAAGTAAAACCAGCTGAAATAAAGGAGGCGATCGCATGCGATGGGATCAACTGGCAGAGAAAAAGTGGATCATCGGCGTTTCCGGCGGACCGGATTCGATGGCTTTGCTTGACTTATGCCGGCGCCATCAAGTTGCGGTCGTCTGCGCCCACGTGAATTATCATCATCGTCCGACAGCCGATCGGGATCAGCTGCTTGTAGAAGACTATTGTCATACTCATGCGATTCCCATTTCCAGTCGGTCCCCCATCCAGGAAGCCAGCGGAAATTTTCAGGCTTGGGCACGGGACGTTCGGTACGCTTTCTTTGCCGAGCTGGCAAAAGCGGAAGGAGCGGCCGGAGTGTTGATCGCCCATCATCTGGATGATTTTCTGGAAACAGCTCTTTTGCAGCAGGAATCAGGCCGTCAGAGTGAAGTGCTGGGCATCCGCGAGGAAGGCCGGGTCATGGGCGTTCAGGTGGTGCGTCCCTTATTAAATAGAACAAAGCAGCAGCTGCAGGACTATTGCGATCGGCACCACATCCCCTATGGTATTGACGAATCCAACCTCAGTGACGATTACCGCCGCAATCAGCTGCGTCATCATCAGCTGGCTGAACTGAGTGAAGACCAGAAACGTTCAGCGGTTCAAAAATTGAAGCGCCGCAACCGTAATCGTCAGAAAAGAAGGGATGCTGTCAAAGCTAAGCTGAATCCTGCGAATCAGATCATTTCCCAGGAAATATTCCTGACGCTGAATGAAACAGAGCAGCGGATCTTCCTGCGTATGTGGATGCAGGAACAGGGGGCATCCGTCCCGTCGGAAGCTTTTCTGATCGAACTGATCAAAGCGCTGAGACAGAAACAAGGTAATTTTAATCTGACTTTCAGTAAAGACCGCCGATTTCAGCTTGCTTACGGATTCTTTTCACTTGACTTCACAGAAGAGGTATCTTATTGTTATGTTCTGGATAAAATAGAATTGTTCGCGACGCCGTATTTTAAGGTTGCGATGCAGGGAGAAACTACGGAAGCTGTGACCCTGACAGAGGAAGACTTTCCGATCACGATCCGCAGTCCGCAGCCGCAGGATGCAATTCAGCTGCGCTTCGGCACAAAGCGTCTAAACCGATGGTTTATTGACCGAAAGATTCCGCCGGATCAGCGCCGCAGCTGGCCCGTCGTTGTCAACCGCGGCGGAGAAATTGTTCTGGTCCCGAAAATAGGCTGTAATGTCGCACATTACTCTAACAATCCAACTTGTTTTGTGATAAAATAGTAATATTCTGGAGGTTTGGCTATGCATCCATGTTTAGAAAAAATTTTACTCAATGAAGACGAAATTGTCGCCCGCTGCAAAGAGCTGGGACAACAACTTACCGAAGAGTACAAACACAATGAACAACCCCCGCTGCTGGTCGCGTTGTTAAAGGGATCTGTTCCTTTTTTGGCAGAATTGATCAAGCATATCGATCTGGACATTCAATTTGATTTTATGGATGTTTCCAGCTATGAAGGCACGGAATCTATTGGCGATATTAAGATTATCAAGGACTTAGACTGCTCGGTTAAAAACCTGGACATTCTGTTGGTCGAGGATATTGTGGATACCGGCAGAACGCTGAAAACGGTCAAGACCATGCTGAAAAACAAAGGCGCAAAAACCGTGCGTGTCGTCACGCTGCTGGATAAACCGGACCGTCGGGTTGTCGATATTGAAGCAGATTATACCGGCTTTGAAATTCCCAATGAATTCGTAGTCGGATTTGGACTGGACTTCAATCAGAAGTACCGCAATTTCCCATTTGTCGGAGTTTTGAAAGAAGAATGCTACAAGTAACGCTAGCGAAGGAGTGATACAATGCGTAATAATCGTTGGATCAATTTTGTTCCGTATCTGATTGTGATCCTGGCGCTGTTCAGCTTAATGAACATGAATACCGGGACTGCGACACAGAACCTGACCTACAACGAGTTTCAAAAATTAGTGGAAGAACAGAAAGTCACCGAAAGTGCTTTAACCGTCGGTGACAATGTCATTAAGATCAAAGGTGTTTTCGAGCAGGATGGCAAGAAGGTGGGTTTTACCGCTTCCGTGCCGCGTTCGGAAACTGAAGTTGACGCGCTGATGAGCGCCTTGAAAGCGGCCGATGTCAAGGTCAGCGACATGAATGAATCCAATTTGTTCTTGGATACGATCATGTCTTTGATTCCGTTTGTGATTTTCGGCGCGATGGCGTTCTTCTTAATCTCCAAGATGAACGGCGGCGGCAACAACAAGGCGTTTGAATTCTCCAAATCCCGGGCCCGGCTGGAAGGCAACATCAAAGTCCGCTTTGAGGATGTCGCCGGCTGTGACGAGGAAAAACAGGAAATGGCCGAAATTATCGACTACCTGAAATCACCGAAAAAATTCGCCAAGATGGGCGCCCGGATTCCGAAGGGCATCCTGATGGTCGGCTCACCGGGTACCGGTAAAACTTTGCTGGCGAAAGCGGTGGCTGGGGAAGCGGATGTTCCGTTCTATTCGATTTCCGGTTCAGATTTCGTTGAAATGTTTGTCGGCGTCGGCGCCAGCCGTGTCCGAGATATGTTTAAGAAAGCGCAGCAGACAGCGCCGTGCATGATCTTTATCGATGAAATCGATGCGGTTGGCCGGCAGCGTGGTGCCGGCTTAGGCGGCGGTCATGATGAACGGGAACAGACCTTAAACCAGCTGTTGGTTGAAATGGATGGAATTACGGACAACGCCGGAATTGTTGTTATTGCGGCGACTAACCGTCCTGATGTTCTGGATCCGGCTTTGCTGCGTCCAGGCCGGTTTGACCGACAGATCACCGTATCTCTGCCGGATCGCAGAGGAAGAAAAGCGATTTTGGAAGTCCATGCCCGCAATAAGAAGCTGGCGCCGGAAATTGATCTGGATGCGTTAGCCAAGCGGACGCCGGGATTTTCCGGGGCAGATCTGGAAAATGTGCTGAACGAAGCGGCCATTTTGGCTGTGCGTGAAAACAGTGATCTGATCCATATGCACAATCTGGATGAAGCGATTGACCGCGTTATGATGGGACCGGCGAAGAAATCCAGAAAGTACGATGAAAAATCCAAGAAGTTAGTAGCTTACCATGAGTCCGGCCATGCGATTGTCGGCCTGAATCTGGAAAACTCCAATATTGTTCAGAAAGTGACGATTATTCCGCGTGGCACAGCCGGGGGTTATAACCTGATGACGCCGAAGGAAGAAAAGATCATGAATACTAAGAACGACCTGATGTCGGCAATTACCGGCTACATGGGCGGTCGGGTTGCTGAAGAAGTCTTCTTTGATGATATTACCACTGGGGCGGTCAATGATATCGAACAGGCGACCAAACTGGCGCGGGATATGGTTACGCTGTATGGAATGAGTGATCTCGGTCCGGTGCAGTATGACCATGGTCAGCAGAATGTCTTCCTGGGCCGGGATTACAACTCGGCAAGCAATGTGTCCGGACAGGTTGCCTTTGAGATCGATCAGGAAATTCGGAAGATCATCGACCAGTGCCATGATGAAGCCAAGAAAATTATCCTGGAACATAAAGAAGAATTGATCAAAATTGCGGAGGCTCTGATTGAAAACGAAACGCTGACCGCAGAACAGATCGATAAGATTATTAAAGGGGAACCTTTCCTGGATTTGCCAGCAGCCCCTGAAGTGAAATCGGAATCGGAAGAAACGGTTGAAACCGAAACGATCGTAACAGAGATCACTGAGAATTCTCAAACAGAAACAGAAGCTGAATAAGCGAGCAGAAAGATGGTCTATTCGGCCATCTTTTTTTCATAGGCTTTGATTTTATTTGCTAAAAACCCAAAAAAAAGCAATATTTTAAAATATAATTGAAATCTGCTTTTTAGTTATATGAAATATCGATTATAATAAAGAGGAACAAGAATGAAAGCAAGGGACAGCCGTAATTGATCAACCGCAGAAAAGAGATTCAATTTTTATAATAATCATAAAAAATAAGGCAGGAACAAATATGGATTACAATCAAATATTAGCAAGACGGATTCAAGAATTGTGCGAACTCAAAAATATTTCATTGGAAGTATTAAGTCAGAAGGCAAAGATCAGCGAACGAACATTAAGGAGACTTGTCAAAGGTCTTTATAAAAATCCCGGGATGGCGACGATTTTTCGTATTGCCTATGCGTTGGATATGACATTGGCCGAGTTTTTGGATTTTCCGGAGATCAATGAAGTCGAATTTTCCAATTCAGGATCATCACCTACTTCACAAGCCGACGATCAAGAGCTGGAATCCTGAGATTCAGGCATAGAAAATCACTGGGAAAGGGATTACAATACAGGCAGGAGGTTCGTTATGAAAATAAGTGAAGTTATTCAAAAAATGAAGCAGTACCATCGCGGAACGGTCAGAGGGGAACCAATCGACGAAGCGACAACTCGGGATCAGATTCTGTATGGAAATCCGGATCAGGAATGCACGGGGATTGTGACGACTTGTTATGCTTCGGTTGACGTGATCCGCAAGGCTCACGCCAGTGGAGCCAATCTGATCATCTCGCATGAAGCACTGTTTTGGAATCATGGTGATCATACGGACTGGCTGGAAGCTGCGCAGAACAAGACTTTCCTGGCTAAGAAGCAGCTGCTGGAGGAAACCGGCATGGTTGTCTGGCGTGATCATGATTATATCCACTCAGGAATACCGATGAACGGCGGATACGTTGATGGGATTTTCCATGGGGTGATGGTGACTTTGGGCTGGGAAAAATATCTTAGCTGTGATCCGGCTCGGCCCATGGTTTTTGAATTGCCGGAAACACCGGTGAAGGAAATCGGCCGTCAGATTATGGAAAAGTTCCATCTGACAGGATTGAAAATGCTGGGAAATACCGAGGCAAAAGTACGGAAGGTTGCGATTGTCGGACATATCCTGGGTGGTGACAATGATACAATTACCTGGATTGAACAGGAAGAAATAGAGCTTGTGATTGCCATGGAACTGGTTGACTTTACCGTCAGCGAATATATCCGTGACAGCGCGATGCTGCAAAGACCGAAAGCGATTCTGGCAGTCGGGCATTTCAATACAGAAGAACCGGGAATGGAATATATGGTCCGTTACATCCCGGAAGCCCTGGGCACCGTAATTCCATGCCGGTATATTCAGTCCGGCGACATGTACGAATTTATGACAGTGTAGTCTGTCCCAGATGTTGACGAGAGTCAGATCGATTTAAAATCTTGTTGATTTCAAAATGAAGTCAGCTGCCGATTGAGCAGCTGGCTTTTTTTGTCGATCAAGATCTGGCGGGCTGAACAGGAACACCTTGAATAAACAAGCGTTCCTGCTCCGCAGAGAATTCTCCGGAAATAAAAAATTTAAAAATATAGGAATATTAATGAATGATTATACATATACAATGCTGACGGAAAGGGAAAAAGATGTATGAGATAGTGGGATAATATCAGCGTAAATCAGAAAAAAATCAGGGATTAATGGTTACAAAGGCATGTGTGTCAAGGAAATCTGAAGAGACGAATTGGAAAAATATACAAAAATCTACAAATTATCCTTGACGTAAGCGTATTCATAGAATATATTATGTATATACAAGAAATGAAATTATGATTATACAGGAGGAAAAATATGGAAAAACCAACGATGGTTGGATACATTTTAGATCAGGGGCGGGCCTTGCGCCAATCCTTTGCCCAGCGGGCATGCTTTGTCAATCCGATGGTGGAGTTGTTTCAGCAGCACGACATTCGGAAAATTTATTTCTTAGGTTCCGGAACAAGCTATCATGCCTCGCTGAGCTTTAAAAACTGGTTTGAGCAATTTCTTCCTGTTGAAGCTGAAGTGGTCATCCCTACCGTTTTTACCCATTATACGCAGATCAACAACAATCAAATATACATGCCGGAACAGATTTTGGTGGTTGGCATCAGCCAGTCGGGAACCAGTGTTTCCACTGTCGAAGCAATGCGCAAAGCGAAAAGCGAGGGTTATCTGACAGTCGCGCTGACCGAAGCTCTAAGCAGCTTGATCACTCGTGAAGTCGATGTCGTCGTACCCTTGACCTGCGGCAAGGAAGAAATTCCAATTGAAACCCGCGGCTACATCATCACGCTGCTGACCGGTTATCTGTGGGCGGTGGAAATTGCCGGAGCCCTGGGCCGATTGAATCCAATCCAGTTACAACAA belongs to Holdemania massiliensis and includes:
- the tilS gene encoding tRNA lysidine(34) synthetase TilS, whose product is MRWDQLAEKKWIIGVSGGPDSMALLDLCRRHQVAVVCAHVNYHHRPTADRDQLLVEDYCHTHAIPISSRSPIQEASGNFQAWARDVRYAFFAELAKAEGAAGVLIAHHLDDFLETALLQQESGRQSEVLGIREEGRVMGVQVVRPLLNRTKQQLQDYCDRHHIPYGIDESNLSDDYRRNQLRHHQLAELSEDQKRSAVQKLKRRNRNRQKRRDAVKAKLNPANQIISQEIFLTLNETEQRIFLRMWMQEQGASVPSEAFLIELIKALRQKQGNFNLTFSKDRRFQLAYGFFSLDFTEEVSYCYVLDKIELFATPYFKVAMQGETTEAVTLTEEDFPITIRSPQPQDAIQLRFGTKRLNRWFIDRKIPPDQRRSWPVVVNRGGEIVLVPKIGCNVAHYSNNPTCFVIK
- the hpt gene encoding hypoxanthine phosphoribosyltransferase, whose amino-acid sequence is MHPCLEKILLNEDEIVARCKELGQQLTEEYKHNEQPPLLVALLKGSVPFLAELIKHIDLDIQFDFMDVSSYEGTESIGDIKIIKDLDCSVKNLDILLVEDIVDTGRTLKTVKTMLKNKGAKTVRVVTLLDKPDRRVVDIEADYTGFEIPNEFVVGFGLDFNQKYRNFPFVGVLKEECYK
- the ftsH gene encoding ATP-dependent zinc metalloprotease FtsH, translating into MRNNRWINFVPYLIVILALFSLMNMNTGTATQNLTYNEFQKLVEEQKVTESALTVGDNVIKIKGVFEQDGKKVGFTASVPRSETEVDALMSALKAADVKVSDMNESNLFLDTIMSLIPFVIFGAMAFFLISKMNGGGNNKAFEFSKSRARLEGNIKVRFEDVAGCDEEKQEMAEIIDYLKSPKKFAKMGARIPKGILMVGSPGTGKTLLAKAVAGEADVPFYSISGSDFVEMFVGVGASRVRDMFKKAQQTAPCMIFIDEIDAVGRQRGAGLGGGHDEREQTLNQLLVEMDGITDNAGIVVIAATNRPDVLDPALLRPGRFDRQITVSLPDRRGRKAILEVHARNKKLAPEIDLDALAKRTPGFSGADLENVLNEAAILAVRENSDLIHMHNLDEAIDRVMMGPAKKSRKYDEKSKKLVAYHESGHAIVGLNLENSNIVQKVTIIPRGTAGGYNLMTPKEEKIMNTKNDLMSAITGYMGGRVAEEVFFDDITTGAVNDIEQATKLARDMVTLYGMSDLGPVQYDHGQQNVFLGRDYNSASNVSGQVAFEIDQEIRKIIDQCHDEAKKIILEHKEELIKIAEALIENETLTAEQIDKIIKGEPFLDLPAAPEVKSESEETVETETIVTEITENSQTETEAE
- a CDS encoding helix-turn-helix domain-containing protein, with product MDYNQILARRIQELCELKNISLEVLSQKAKISERTLRRLVKGLYKNPGMATIFRIAYALDMTLAEFLDFPEINEVEFSNSGSSPTSQADDQELES
- a CDS encoding Nif3-like dinuclear metal center hexameric protein, producing MKISEVIQKMKQYHRGTVRGEPIDEATTRDQILYGNPDQECTGIVTTCYASVDVIRKAHASGANLIISHEALFWNHGDHTDWLEAAQNKTFLAKKQLLEETGMVVWRDHDYIHSGIPMNGGYVDGIFHGVMVTLGWEKYLSCDPARPMVFELPETPVKEIGRQIMEKFHLTGLKMLGNTEAKVRKVAIVGHILGGDNDTITWIEQEEIELVIAMELVDFTVSEYIRDSAMLQRPKAILAVGHFNTEEPGMEYMVRYIPEALGTVIPCRYIQSGDMYEFMTV
- a CDS encoding SIS domain-containing protein; protein product: MEKPTMVGYILDQGRALRQSFAQRACFVNPMVELFQQHDIRKIYFLGSGTSYHASLSFKNWFEQFLPVEAEVVIPTVFTHYTQINNNQIYMPEQILVVGISQSGTSVSTVEAMRKAKSEGYLTVALTEALSSLITREVDVVVPLTCGKEEIPIETRGYIITLLTGYLWAVEIAGALGRLNPIQLQQKLDDAQTMLAHFDELTAEVQQWIDRNQPELLNMERGHIAAYGTHYPTALEGVLKMYETFHKPLSAYELEELIHGPQMAFDEKTYLYFIASNEFERSRIPLFLDWIKENEVTEHVFVFYHDQQTTNPKDLHFHSPIAHDLSPLAFVVPFQLMAARNCEAIGYDTSVYPPKRRAFAHKKTEE